One stretch of Oncorhynchus gorbuscha isolate QuinsamMale2020 ecotype Even-year linkage group LG21, OgorEven_v1.0, whole genome shotgun sequence DNA includes these proteins:
- the LOC124008427 gene encoding C-type lectin domain family 4 member G-like isoform X1: MMSGEIIYSDVTFTRHQNQDTGAESELSNGVAEREEDVTYSEVKRPGGRASEQKDPGKGRDPGNSDPTPPVGSKATIPDGGSGRVPVVTLMCLCVLLLCLAITLGVLYASNMTSLQAEGARFAQMKENLTGKLHELQDSYKRLQNETHIITVQRDLFSSELQDCNANLTRVKDLLATIQGNQMRCNTSQLCSPGWEFYNGSCYYFSIGKLTWEQSQYACIHDGGHLVIIESQQEQEFIKQRVVALGMDPYDHSPWIGLTDEKHEKLWVWMDNTTLNENIKYWDYGEPNNYGPKGESENCVRIGQKCHNQINCWFDFPCAEPSKRICESRAVCESQAATP; encoded by the exons GAGTAGCCGAACGTGAAGAGGATGTCACATACTCTGAGGTTAAAAGACCGGGAGGTAGAGCTAGTGAGCAGAAGGATCCTGGGAAAG GAAGGGACCCTGGCAATAGTGACCCCACTCCCCCAGTGGGGTCAAAGGCTACAATCCCTGATGGAGGGTCTGGGAGAGTTCCCGTGGTGACCctgatgtgtctctgtgttctactgctGTGCCTGGCGATCACTCTGGGAGTCCTCT ATGCTTCCAACATGACTAGTCTTCAAGCTGAAGGGGCTCGCTTTGCCCAGATGAAAGAGAATCTAACAG GGAAACTACATGAACTGCAAGACAGCTATAAGAGACTACAGAATGAGACCCACATCATAACAG TCCAGAGAGACCTGTTTTCCTCAGAGCTACAAGACTGTAATGCCAACCTTACTAGGGTCAAAGATCTCCTGGCAACCATCCAAG GGAATCAGATGAGATGTAATACCAGTCAGCTGTGTTCTCCTGGCTGGGAGTTCTACAATGGATCATGTTACTACTTCTCTATAGGCAAACTGACCTGGGAACAGAGTCAGTACGCCTGCATCCACGATGGAGGACACCTGGTCATCATAgagagtcagcaggagcag GAGTTTATAAAACAGAGAGTGGTAGCACTGGGAATGGATCCTTATGATCACAGCCCCTGGATTGGACTGACAGATGAGAAGCATGAGAAATTGTGGGTCTGGATGGACAATACAACTCTTAACGAGAACATCAA GTACTGGGACTATGGCGAACCAAATAACTATGGGCCTAAAGGTGAAAGTGAAAACTGTGTCCGAATTGGTCAAAAATGTCACAACCAAATAAATTGTTGGTTTGACTTTCCATGTGCCGAACCATCTAAGAGAATCTGTGAGAGTCGTGCAGTCTGTGAAAGTCAGGCAGCCACTCCATAG
- the LOC124008427 gene encoding C-type lectin domain family 4 member A-like isoform X2, whose translation MMSGEIIYSDVTFTRHQNQDTGAESELSNGVAEREEDVTYSEVKRPGGRASEQKDPGKGRDPGNSDPTPPVGSKATIPDGGSGRVPVVTLMCLCVLLLCLAITLGVLYASNMTSLQAEGARFAQMKENLTVQRDLFSSELQDCNANLTRVKDLLATIQGNQMRCNTSQLCSPGWEFYNGSCYYFSIGKLTWEQSQYACIHDGGHLVIIESQQEQEFIKQRVVALGMDPYDHSPWIGLTDEKHEKLWVWMDNTTLNENIKYWDYGEPNNYGPKGESENCVRIGQKCHNQINCWFDFPCAEPSKRICESRAVCESQAATP comes from the exons GAGTAGCCGAACGTGAAGAGGATGTCACATACTCTGAGGTTAAAAGACCGGGAGGTAGAGCTAGTGAGCAGAAGGATCCTGGGAAAG GAAGGGACCCTGGCAATAGTGACCCCACTCCCCCAGTGGGGTCAAAGGCTACAATCCCTGATGGAGGGTCTGGGAGAGTTCCCGTGGTGACCctgatgtgtctctgtgttctactgctGTGCCTGGCGATCACTCTGGGAGTCCTCT ATGCTTCCAACATGACTAGTCTTCAAGCTGAAGGGGCTCGCTTTGCCCAGATGAAAGAGAATCTAACAG TCCAGAGAGACCTGTTTTCCTCAGAGCTACAAGACTGTAATGCCAACCTTACTAGGGTCAAAGATCTCCTGGCAACCATCCAAG GGAATCAGATGAGATGTAATACCAGTCAGCTGTGTTCTCCTGGCTGGGAGTTCTACAATGGATCATGTTACTACTTCTCTATAGGCAAACTGACCTGGGAACAGAGTCAGTACGCCTGCATCCACGATGGAGGACACCTGGTCATCATAgagagtcagcaggagcag GAGTTTATAAAACAGAGAGTGGTAGCACTGGGAATGGATCCTTATGATCACAGCCCCTGGATTGGACTGACAGATGAGAAGCATGAGAAATTGTGGGTCTGGATGGACAATACAACTCTTAACGAGAACATCAA GTACTGGGACTATGGCGAACCAAATAACTATGGGCCTAAAGGTGAAAGTGAAAACTGTGTCCGAATTGGTCAAAAATGTCACAACCAAATAAATTGTTGGTTTGACTTTCCATGTGCCGAACCATCTAAGAGAATCTGTGAGAGTCGTGCAGTCTGTGAAAGTCAGGCAGCCACTCCATAG